The Verrucomicrobiia bacterium genome has a segment encoding these proteins:
- a CDS encoding patatin-like phospholipase family protein: MTPTAATGPNTSLPAEGPFSFQQLIACEEEQLGLAGSTGGGRRLECQVSDPGPAEEPWLVFTNRDRVGLALSGGGIRSATFNLGFLQALQDKNLLGLVDYVATVSGGGYVGGFWTAWRLHSAKADPTAALQFPEPTPQHLAVSGNPASLRDGRERPEIRHLREFSRFLMPRLGLFEVEMWNGVVAVLGGLMPSLSFAIAFAGGAWLLWLLMVAATVSVPWLVAGVVMAAATLGIHQLAERAWHAVHPAEAEELGDDSVRRLATLAAVLSAGLLVLLRWLWLRIPANGSRVFSGTAGIAEAAGPWIYAAAAAWGIAGGLLLAFRFIHLGNPDSREPRLYFSRALDRTIARCLAPALVWAGLGLLWQLAVTWSKAGDRWIGEHGGVTGGAAVGLGATFALLRRWLETSVKDAGKSGLLDRLKPLLPQWIANVTVVVFFLFLAQLLVGLEVNRPGMWLAAFAVCAGLVFLILKCLDPARIGLHDFYRSRIARCFLGAANPDALRQPTPPDYNRQTHERRRDDFTLGALQDATLRAAAPDARGSPLPLRPIHLVCCAANHLNGDPLSSLYRGARSAVVSQRGLSLGDQTRQLPALSFAAALTASASAFNSQMGAISMSLGPAVTFLMVALNLRLGLWLPHPGGNRPMVPTFPGRLFLCELFGWTNAAPPSGPDTTAPDYVHLSDGAHFENFGFYELIRRHCRYVILCDCGADPENTFDDFATSLRRVREDFGVEVEIDFAPLRPGPNGLSAQHVAVGTIHYDGLGGADKGTLLYVKPVLTGDEPCDVAQYRTLNPEFPQQTTADQFYDEAQWESYRRLGMHAGHVLFRFADEVPRDHRMAAERVFFRASRLWKPGWRDSSDELLALAQRAASLEAAIRDGAPPHLRAEFFPEVFPEAAVPPPSPDEEARTLFYLMQVAQLMEDAWSLCHLGTEAQHPVNEGWMAYISRWAVTPSLRRWWPLLASMYCYDFRKFLGSRFQLGVGREPGHPPQTPPRLTLHPVDRPDPAGMAWREWTHRGLQFAHQVRTPSEPAPQRQWFELRFEMAPLAGQATGTVLQVGFVPVERFSEDDVAVARLAAGDFFIPDALHGCGFIDVQLDALIGHFKSGGEVREMRVTFDTSDRRRDPNSRLKRVHWIGFFKSRHFAYRRRPGAPAGSEIEELSRDLRDTG, translated from the coding sequence AAACCTGCTGGGACTGGTGGACTATGTGGCCACGGTGTCCGGAGGCGGTTATGTGGGCGGGTTCTGGACCGCCTGGCGGCTGCACTCCGCCAAAGCCGACCCGACGGCCGCCCTTCAGTTTCCCGAACCGACGCCACAGCATCTTGCCGTTAGCGGCAACCCGGCGTCGTTGCGGGACGGGCGGGAGCGTCCGGAAATCCGGCATCTCCGCGAATTCAGCCGGTTCCTGATGCCCCGGCTGGGTTTGTTCGAGGTCGAGATGTGGAATGGCGTGGTGGCGGTCCTGGGCGGCCTGATGCCCTCGTTGAGCTTTGCCATCGCGTTTGCCGGGGGTGCCTGGTTGCTCTGGCTGCTCATGGTCGCCGCGACGGTCAGCGTGCCCTGGTTGGTCGCCGGAGTCGTGATGGCCGCGGCCACGTTGGGGATCCATCAGCTTGCCGAACGCGCCTGGCACGCGGTCCACCCGGCCGAAGCGGAGGAGCTTGGGGATGACTCGGTCCGCCGCCTTGCCACCCTCGCCGCAGTCCTTTCGGCCGGGCTGCTGGTCCTGTTGCGGTGGCTCTGGTTGCGCATCCCGGCCAACGGCAGCCGCGTGTTTTCCGGCACCGCCGGAATTGCCGAGGCGGCAGGCCCCTGGATTTACGCCGCGGCGGCCGCATGGGGCATCGCCGGAGGCCTGCTGCTCGCCTTCCGCTTCATCCATCTTGGGAATCCGGACTCCCGGGAACCGCGCCTCTATTTCTCCAGGGCGTTGGATCGCACCATTGCACGATGCCTGGCCCCGGCATTGGTGTGGGCGGGGCTTGGACTGCTGTGGCAGCTGGCGGTGACGTGGTCCAAGGCGGGTGACCGGTGGATCGGCGAGCACGGCGGCGTTACCGGCGGCGCCGCAGTGGGCCTGGGGGCCACCTTTGCCCTGCTGCGGCGCTGGTTGGAGACGTCGGTCAAGGATGCCGGCAAGTCCGGGCTGCTGGACCGGCTCAAGCCGCTGCTGCCGCAATGGATCGCCAACGTGACTGTGGTGGTTTTCTTTCTCTTCCTGGCCCAGTTGCTGGTGGGTCTCGAGGTCAACCGTCCCGGCATGTGGCTGGCCGCTTTTGCGGTCTGTGCGGGGCTGGTGTTCCTCATCCTGAAATGCCTCGATCCGGCGCGGATCGGACTGCACGACTTCTATCGCAGCCGCATCGCGCGCTGCTTTCTCGGTGCAGCCAATCCCGATGCCCTCCGGCAACCGACGCCTCCGGACTACAATCGGCAGACCCACGAGCGCCGGCGCGATGATTTCACCCTGGGCGCCCTGCAGGACGCCACACTCCGGGCCGCCGCGCCAGACGCCAGGGGTTCGCCCCTCCCGTTGCGGCCAATTCATCTCGTTTGCTGCGCCGCCAACCATCTCAATGGCGACCCGCTGTCCAGCCTGTATCGAGGCGCCCGGAGCGCCGTCGTCTCGCAGCGCGGACTGAGCCTGGGCGACCAGACCCGCCAGCTTCCCGCGTTGTCCTTTGCGGCCGCACTGACCGCCTCGGCCTCGGCATTCAACTCGCAGATGGGCGCCATCTCGATGTCGCTCGGCCCGGCGGTCACCTTCCTCATGGTCGCGCTGAACCTGCGGCTCGGGCTCTGGCTGCCCCACCCCGGCGGCAACCGTCCGATGGTGCCCACGTTTCCCGGACGGCTGTTTCTCTGCGAGCTGTTCGGATGGACCAACGCCGCGCCCCCCTCCGGACCGGACACCACCGCTCCGGATTACGTCCACCTCTCCGATGGCGCGCATTTTGAGAACTTTGGCTTCTACGAACTCATCCGCCGTCACTGCCGGTATGTGATCCTCTGCGACTGCGGTGCGGATCCCGAGAACACCTTCGACGACTTCGCCACCAGCCTGCGGCGCGTGCGCGAGGATTTCGGGGTGGAGGTGGAGATTGACTTTGCGCCGCTGCGGCCGGGTCCGAACGGCCTGAGCGCCCAGCACGTGGCGGTGGGCACGATCCACTACGACGGACTCGGCGGCGCGGACAAGGGCACGCTGCTCTATGTCAAGCCGGTGCTGACCGGCGACGAGCCCTGTGACGTCGCCCAGTACCGCACCCTGAACCCCGAGTTTCCCCAGCAGACCACGGCGGACCAGTTCTACGATGAGGCGCAGTGGGAATCCTACCGGCGGCTGGGCATGCATGCGGGCCATGTGCTGTTCCGGTTTGCGGATGAAGTCCCGCGGGACCACCGGATGGCCGCCGAGCGGGTCTTCTTCAGGGCGTCGCGCCTCTGGAAGCCCGGATGGCGCGATTCGAGCGATGAACTGCTGGCACTGGCCCAACGCGCCGCGTCCCTGGAGGCTGCGATCCGGGACGGGGCTCCGCCGCACCTTCGCGCCGAATTTTTCCCCGAGGTCTTTCCCGAGGCCGCGGTTCCGCCCCCGTCCCCCGATGAGGAAGCGCGGACTTTGTTCTACTTGATGCAGGTCGCCCAGCTGATGGAGGACGCCTGGTCCCTGTGTCATCTCGGCACGGAGGCCCAGCATCCGGTCAACGAGGGCTGGATGGCGTACATCAGCCGTTGGGCCGTGACCCCGAGCCTGCGTCGCTGGTGGCCATTGCTGGCCTCGATGTACTGTTACGATTTCCGGAAATTCCTCGGTTCCCGCTTCCAATTGGGCGTCGGGCGGGAGCCCGGCCACCCGCCGCAAACGCCTCCGAGGCTGACGCTGCACCCGGTGGACCGTCCGGATCCCGCGGGAATGGCCTGGCGGGAATGGACCCACCGCGGCCTGCAGTTTGCCCACCAGGTCCGGACACCATCGGAGCCGGCGCCACAACGTCAGTGGTTCGAACTGAGGTTTGAAATGGCTCCCCTCGCCGGACAGGCCACCGGAACGGTCCTGCAGGTGGGCTTTGTTCCCGTGGAACGGTTCAGCGAGGACGACGTGGCCGTGGCCCGGCTGGCGGCCGGTGACTTCTTCATTCCCGACGCCCTGCACGGCTGCGGTTTTATTGATGTGCAGCTCGACGCACTGATCGGGCACTTCAAATCCGGCGGGGAGGTACGGGAAATGCGGGTCACCTTTGACACCTCGGACCGGCGGCGTGACCCAAACTCGCGCCTGAAGCGGGTTCACTGGATCGGCTTCTTCAAAAGCCGCCATTTTGCCTACCGACGCCGTCCCGGCGCCCCTGCCGGCTCCGAAATCGAGGAGTTGTCACGCGACCTCCGCGACACCGGATAG
- a CDS encoding error-prone DNA polymerase, with amino-acid sequence MATPYVELHARSAFSFLRGGSLPESLAAAAGEQGLPVLALCDRMGVSGAPRFSPAAAAVGVRPVFGAELVLEDGSVLPVLVENRTGYHHLCTLLTRAHLRSSKGAGTIRWDELPEFADGLVALTGDEEGPLRRALHAPDGGAVGEVLRRLQAAFGPDRVYVEVQRHFLPGEDRVHSALATLAESHRLPLLATNGVLHATPEGRRVMDVFACLRHHTTLREAGRRLAANDERHLKSPDLMRRLFRDLPAAVENTVRLADRLRFELRDLGYEFPRFPVGSGETMEGVLRDWTWRGARNRYGGVVPDKVQALLHKELALIERLGFAGYFLIVADLVRYCRERDILAQGRGSAANSAVCYCLGITAVDPVRFNVLFERFLSESRKGWPDIDLDLPSGDRREQVIQEVYRRYGPHGAAMTGAFITYRGRSTAREIGKVLGLPADVLERFSALFASGDFPHTLDLLRQMETAGLSKAHPAAPAFATLYGQIRGLPRHLGQHSGGMILGQDRLNRFVPLENASMPGRVVAQWDKDDCEDLGIIKLDLLGLGMLAALQETVTLSAARGRPVDLARLPEDDPATFEMIRRADTIGVFQIESRAQMATLPRMRPETFYHLVIEVAIIRPGPIQGDLAHPYLRRRNGEEPVTYYGDEARLKPVLERTLGVPLFQEQMLAMAMTLADISGDEAEELRRAMSFHRSDERMQRATARLRAAMQRAGVAPAVTDHIVQAVGSFALYGFPESHAISFAFLAYASAYLKVHRTAEFFCALLNQQPMGFYVPATLIRDARRHGIRCRPVCVVRSRWETVIEEDGHLRLGLQQVDGLSRGAADQMLAARERVPFASLSEFLGRTRFTRDERRTLASIGALNALAPHRRAALWNVEREVRPDDLLDGVASGKIAEASPLRPMDAWERIQADYAGLRLTTGPHPMEPLRPALPGVLSAAALRRAPQGLRVEVAGQVICRQRPGTAKGVCFVSLEDETGIANVIVAPGLFERERLKITREPFLRIEGRVQQREGTTHVQAVRIHALEIARLRTAGSHDFG; translated from the coding sequence ATGGCCACCCCCTACGTCGAATTGCATGCCCGGAGCGCCTTCAGCTTCCTGCGGGGCGGCTCGCTGCCGGAGTCGCTGGCGGCCGCCGCCGGGGAACAGGGGCTGCCGGTGCTGGCGCTCTGCGATCGCATGGGCGTCTCCGGCGCGCCCCGGTTCAGCCCGGCTGCCGCGGCTGTCGGTGTGCGACCGGTCTTCGGAGCCGAGCTGGTCCTTGAGGACGGCTCGGTCTTGCCGGTGCTGGTTGAGAATCGGACCGGCTACCACCACCTCTGCACCCTGCTCACCCGGGCCCACCTGCGGTCGTCCAAGGGGGCTGGAACGATTCGGTGGGATGAACTGCCGGAATTCGCCGACGGACTGGTAGCGCTGACCGGGGACGAGGAGGGGCCGCTCCGGAGGGCGCTGCACGCTCCGGATGGCGGGGCGGTGGGTGAGGTGCTGCGCCGGCTTCAGGCCGCGTTTGGTCCGGACCGGGTGTATGTCGAGGTCCAGCGCCATTTCCTGCCCGGCGAGGACCGTGTCCACAGCGCGCTGGCGACCCTGGCTGAAAGTCACCGGCTGCCGCTGCTGGCCACCAACGGCGTTCTGCACGCCACGCCGGAGGGGCGCCGCGTGATGGACGTCTTCGCCTGCCTGCGCCATCACACCACGCTGCGCGAGGCGGGCAGGCGTCTTGCCGCCAATGACGAACGTCACCTGAAGTCGCCGGACCTCATGCGGCGGCTCTTCAGGGATCTGCCCGCAGCGGTTGAGAACACGGTGCGGCTCGCCGACCGGCTCCGCTTCGAACTGCGGGACCTCGGGTATGAGTTTCCACGGTTTCCGGTGGGCTCCGGGGAGACGATGGAAGGGGTGCTGCGGGACTGGACCTGGCGCGGCGCGCGAAACCGGTATGGTGGCGTGGTTCCGGACAAGGTTCAGGCGCTGCTCCACAAGGAGCTCGCCCTCATCGAACGTCTCGGATTTGCGGGCTATTTCCTGATCGTGGCGGACCTGGTGCGGTACTGCCGGGAGCGGGACATCCTCGCCCAGGGACGCGGCAGCGCCGCCAACAGCGCGGTGTGCTACTGCCTGGGCATCACGGCGGTGGACCCGGTGCGATTCAACGTCCTGTTCGAGCGGTTCCTGAGCGAGTCCCGCAAGGGATGGCCCGACATTGACCTCGACCTCCCCAGCGGCGACCGGCGGGAACAGGTGATCCAGGAGGTGTACCGCCGCTACGGCCCGCACGGCGCGGCCATGACCGGCGCCTTCATCACCTACCGCGGACGCAGCACCGCGCGGGAGATCGGCAAGGTGCTGGGACTGCCGGCCGATGTGCTGGAACGGTTCTCGGCCTTGTTTGCGAGCGGCGACTTTCCGCACACCCTGGATCTGCTGCGCCAGATGGAGACGGCAGGGCTGTCCAAAGCCCACCCGGCCGCCCCCGCATTTGCCACGCTCTACGGACAGATCCGGGGTCTGCCGCGGCATCTCGGACAGCACTCCGGCGGCATGATTCTCGGCCAGGACCGCCTCAACCGGTTCGTGCCCCTGGAGAATGCCTCCATGCCGGGGCGGGTGGTGGCCCAGTGGGACAAGGACGACTGCGAGGACCTTGGGATCATCAAGCTGGACCTGCTCGGCCTGGGTATGCTGGCGGCGCTGCAGGAGACCGTGACGCTGTCCGCGGCGCGGGGGCGTCCGGTGGACCTGGCACGACTCCCCGAGGACGACCCGGCAACCTTTGAGATGATCCGCCGCGCCGACACCATCGGCGTGTTCCAGATCGAGAGCCGCGCCCAGATGGCGACCCTGCCGCGGATGCGTCCCGAAACGTTCTACCACCTGGTCATTGAGGTCGCGATCATTCGTCCGGGTCCGATCCAGGGGGACCTGGCACATCCCTACCTGCGCCGGCGCAACGGGGAGGAACCGGTGACCTACTATGGCGACGAGGCGCGGCTCAAGCCGGTCCTGGAGCGGACCCTTGGGGTGCCGTTGTTCCAGGAGCAAATGCTGGCCATGGCGATGACCCTGGCGGACATCTCCGGGGATGAGGCCGAGGAGTTGCGCCGGGCGATGAGCTTCCACCGTTCCGACGAGCGGATGCAGCGCGCCACGGCTCGTTTGCGGGCGGCCATGCAGCGGGCCGGCGTGGCCCCGGCGGTCACGGACCACATTGTTCAGGCCGTCGGGTCGTTCGCGCTGTACGGGTTCCCCGAGTCGCACGCCATCAGCTTTGCCTTCCTCGCCTATGCCAGCGCCTACCTCAAGGTGCACCGGACTGCGGAGTTCTTTTGCGCCCTGCTGAACCAGCAGCCCATGGGCTTTTACGTCCCCGCGACACTAATCCGTGACGCCCGGCGCCACGGCATCCGTTGCCGGCCCGTCTGCGTCGTCCGGTCCCGGTGGGAGACGGTGATCGAGGAGGACGGCCACCTGCGCCTCGGCCTGCAGCAGGTGGACGGACTGTCCCGCGGGGCGGCAGACCAGATGCTGGCCGCGCGGGAACGGGTGCCGTTTGCTTCCCTCAGCGAGTTTCTCGGACGGACCCGATTCACCCGGGACGAGCGCCGCACCCTGGCGTCCATCGGCGCCCTCAATGCACTCGCTCCGCACCGGCGTGCGGCGCTTTGGAATGTGGAGCGCGAGGTGCGACCCGACGACTTGCTGGACGGTGTCGCGTCCGGGAAGATCGCAGAGGCCTCGCCGCTGCGTCCCATGGATGCGTGGGAACGGATCCAGGCGGATTATGCGGGACTGCGGCTGACCACGGGTCCGCATCCCATGGAGCCCCTGCGACCTGCGCTGCCGGGCGTGCTGAGCGCCGCGGCCCTGCGGCGGGCGCCGCAGGGTCTCCGGGTGGAGGTCGCCGGACAGGTCATCTGCCGGCAACGTCCGGGCACGGCAAAGGGCGTCTGCTTTGTCAGCCTTGAAGACGAAACCGGCATCGCCAACGTGATCGTCGCGCCCGGGTTGTTTGAACGGGAGCGGCTCAAGATCACCCGCGAGCCGTTTCTGCGGATTGAGGGGCGCGTGCAGCAGCGGGAGGGCACCACGCATGTGCAGGCGGTTCGGATCCACGCCCTTGAGATTGCCCGGCTCCGCACCGCTGGATCCCACGATTTTGGGTAG